GGAGATGATGGAGTTAAAGCCAGGCTCGTTACGCATGGCTTCCATGATCTGGTTCGTCGCGGCTTGGAGGGAGGCCAGACCGGCGTTGTTGAGGTCTTGAACTTGGAACTTGAATCCCCCAGCATTGCCCAGACCACGCAGAGCGGGCGGGGGCAGCACGATCACGCGCCCGGCTTGAATCTTCGAGAAGCGTTTGCGTGCCTCAGCTACGAGGCCTTCGGCACTTAGCTCAGGGCTGCGGCGTTTTTCATGCTCGTCAAAGATGAGGAAGGCGGCCCCGACGTTGCTTTGATTCGCCTGAAGCACGGACGAGTAACCCGAGATGGCAAAGGTGTGGGCGATGCCAGGCATCTCCCGAGCGATGGCATCCATCTCACGCACGACGGCATCCGTGCGCTCAAAAGATGCGGCATCCGGAAGCTGGACCACGACCATCATGTAACCCATGTCCATGGGGGGAATGAAGCCCGTGGGCGTGATGCGAAAGAGATGTCCGGCGACGCCGACAAGCCCCGCGTAAACCACCAGCACCACCAGGGAGATGCGCACCAGCTTGCCGACGATGGTACCGAAGAGATTGGAAACGCCATTGAAGAAGGCGTTAAACAGCCGGAAGAACCAGCCGAAGAGCAGGTCAATCGTTCGCTGGAGGATATCCGGTTTCGCCCCATGCGGAGGCAGCAGCAGGGTCGTCAGGGCCGGGCTGAGCGTGAGCGAGTTGAAGGCCGAAATGATGGTGGAAGCGGCAATCGTGAGGGCGAACTGCCGGTAGAATTCCCCAGTGATGCCTCCCATGAAAGCCGTGGGCACGAACACTGCCGTGAGCACAAGGGCCACCGCAATGACCGGGCCGGTCACTTCCTTCATCGCGAGTAAGGTGGCCTGTCGTGGCGAGTGACCTTTGGAGATGAAACGCTCAACGTTCTCCACCACCACGATGGCATCATCCACCACAATCCCGATGGCGAGCACCAGACCGAACAGAGAGAGGTTGTTCAGGGAGAAATCGAAGGCCTTCATCACGGCCAAGGTGCCCACGAGAGACACCGGGACGGCCAGCAGCGGGATGAGGGAGGCACGCCAATTTTGCAGGAAGACCACCACCACAAACACCACCAAGATGACGGCTTCGATCAGGGTATGCAGCACGGACTCCATGGACGAACGCACGAAGCGTGTGGGGTCATAGTTGATGCTGTAAGACACCCCAGGAGGGAAGCGCTTGCTGAGTTCTTCCATCTTCGCATAGACGCCATCGGCCGTTTCCAGAGCGTTGGTGCCCGGGAGTTGGAACACACGCAGGGAGACGGCGTTTTGGCCATCGCGATAGCTTTTCACTGCGTAGTCGCGCGCACCAAGCTCGATGCGGGCGACGTCTTTGACGCGGATCACCTGACCATCAGGATTGGTCTTGATCACGATATCACCGAATTCCTCCGCCGAGATGAGTCGGCCTTTAGTCGTCAGGGTGTAATTGAAGCTCGTGCCTTCTGGGGCGGGCATCATGCCGAGTTGCCCGGCCGCCACCTGCACGTTTTGTTCGCGAATGGCGCGGAGCACATCGCCTGCCGTCAGGTCCCGTCCCGCGATCTTGTCGGGATCCAGCCAGATACGCATGGAGAAATCCAGCCCGCCGAGAGTGGAAGCCTCGGCAACCCCAGGCAAGCGGGCGATTTGATTCTGCACCTGGAGCAACACATAGTTCGCCAGATAAA
The DNA window shown above is from Prosthecobacter debontii and carries:
- a CDS encoding efflux RND transporter permease subunit → MNIARFFVDRPIFASVLSIVITLLGGLAYFGLPINQYPEVVPPTVVVTATYPGANAQTIADTVATPLEQEINGVEDMLYLSSSCTNDGRMQLTVTFRLGTDLNQAQVLVQNRVNAALPRLPEDVRRLGILAQKRSPDLTLAIQFYSPDDSRDVIYLANYVLLQVQNQIARLPGVAEASTLGGLDFSMRIWLDPDKIAGRDLTAGDVLRAIREQNVQVAAGQLGMMPAPEGTSFNYTLTTKGRLISAEEFGDIVIKTNPDGQVIRVKDVARIELGARDYAVKSYRDGQNAVSLRVFQLPGTNALETADGVYAKMEELSKRFPPGVSYSINYDPTRFVRSSMESVLHTLIEAVILVVFVVVVFLQNWRASLIPLLAVPVSLVGTLAVMKAFDFSLNNLSLFGLVLAIGIVVDDAIVVVENVERFISKGHSPRQATLLAMKEVTGPVIAVALVLTAVFVPTAFMGGITGEFYRQFALTIAASTIISAFNSLTLSPALTTLLLPPHGAKPDILQRTIDLLFGWFFRLFNAFFNGVSNLFGTIVGKLVRISLVVLVVYAGLVGVAGHLFRITPTGFIPPMDMGYMMVVVQLPDAASFERTDAVVREMDAIAREMPGIAHTFAISGYSSVLQANQSNVGAAFLIFDEHEKRRSPELSAEGLVAEARKRFSKIQAGRVIVLPPPALRGLGNAGGFKFQVQDLNNAGLASLQAATNQIMEAMRNEPGFNSIISGFRANVPQFYLDIDRQAAKNMGISLADINETLQVYLGSAYVNDFNLFGRTYQVTAMAEPQYRVRPEDVLKLKTRNQKGEMVPLGALVKIQRVGGPDRVARYNMYVSADVNGNTTSAVSSGEMVKTVERLAQEKLPDGFAIEWTDLTYQQILSGNTIVFIFPLCVLFVFLVLSAQYESWSLPLAVILIVPMCLLSALTGVWLRQMDNNVFTQIGLVVLVGLAAKNAILIVEFARQRQEAGMDKWAAAVEATKLRLRPIMMTSFAFILGVLPLVIARGPGAEIRQALGTAVFYGMLGVTFFGLLFTPVFFVVLSRKVKKPIEEEDLAHSTEL